In Ruminococcaceae bacterium BL-6, a genomic segment contains:
- the rpsO gene encoding ribosomal protein S15 (BS18) (Evidence 2a : Function from experimental evidences in other organisms; PubMedId : 12682299, 15627386, 8825778, 20418391, 22720735, 23611891; Product type s : structure), producing MLKEEKTAIIKEYALHEGDTGSAEVQVAILTRRINDLTEHLKTHNKDHHSRRGLLKMVGQRRNLLKYLANTDIERYRAVISKLGIRK from the coding sequence ATGTTAAAAGAGGAAAAAACCGCAATTATCAAGGAGTACGCCCTGCATGAAGGAGACACCGGGTCCGCCGAGGTACAGGTCGCCATTCTCACCAGGCGGATCAATGATCTGACCGAGCATCTGAAGACCCACAACAAAGACCATCATTCGCGCCGCGGCCTTCTGAAAATGGTCGGGCAGAGAAGAAATCTGCTGAAATATCTGGCTAACACGGATATTGAGCGGTACCGTGCCGTTATCTCCAAGCTCGGCATCCGGAAATAA
- the truB gene encoding tRNA pseudouridine synthase B, whose amino-acid sequence MDGIIVVDKPQGCTSFDVVAAMRRLSGEKKIGHTGTLDPMATGVLPLLLGRATRAASLLPDTGKTYEADFALGQATDTQDSTGTVTARSGEPVSEERLLAALPAFRGRIFQTPPMYSAVRKNGRRLYELARKGIEVEREKRPVTIFRLELLRYDEASRRGGLLVECSGGTYIRTLCSDLGEALGSFGMMTGLRRTRAAGFALSDAVTLEKARSLSAAELSSRLLPVERLFLSDPSVEVSGAQAARFLNGGPLALDRLPPHPRLSQQGSRFRVLSREKRFLGLGAVDLEKQELVILKLFGEKGTA is encoded by the coding sequence ATGGATGGAATCATTGTCGTGGACAAGCCGCAGGGCTGCACCTCGTTCGACGTGGTGGCGGCGATGCGCCGCCTGAGCGGGGAGAAAAAGATCGGCCACACCGGCACGCTGGACCCCATGGCGACCGGCGTTCTGCCGCTGCTTTTGGGCAGGGCCACCAGGGCCGCCTCCCTGCTTCCCGACACCGGGAAAACATATGAGGCGGATTTCGCCCTGGGACAGGCCACCGATACGCAGGACAGCACCGGAACGGTGACGGCGCGGAGCGGCGAGCCGGTCTCTGAAGAGCGGCTCCTCGCCGCGCTGCCCGCGTTCCGGGGCAGGATCTTCCAAACTCCGCCCATGTATTCGGCGGTGCGCAAAAACGGCCGCCGGCTGTACGAGCTGGCCAGAAAGGGGATCGAGGTCGAGCGCGAAAAGCGGCCCGTCACCATTTTCCGGCTGGAGCTCCTGCGGTACGACGAGGCTTCGCGCCGGGGCGGCCTTCTGGTGGAATGCTCCGGGGGCACCTACATCCGCACCCTGTGCAGCGATTTGGGCGAGGCGCTCGGCAGCTTCGGGATGATGACCGGGCTGCGGCGCACGCGCGCCGCGGGATTTGCGCTTTCCGACGCGGTGACGCTGGAAAAGGCCCGGTCGCTTTCGGCGGCGGAGCTTTCTTCCCGCCTTCTGCCCGTCGAGCGGCTGTTCCTTTCCGACCCGTCGGTGGAAGTCAGCGGCGCGCAGGCGGCCCGGTTCCTGAACGGCGGGCCTCTTGCGCTGGACCGCCTCCCCCCGCATCCCCGGCTCTCTCAGCAGGGGAGCAGGTTCCGCGTCCTCTCCCGGGAAAAGAGGTTCCTGGGTCTTGGCGCGGTCGATCTGGAAAAGCAGGAGCTTGTGATTTTGAAATTGTTCGGGGAAAAAGGCACCGCTTGA
- a CDS encoding Riboflavin kinase,FMN adenylyltransferase: MRVYHDLKTVSERETAVALGCFDGLHIGHQKVIAGVTSERGKGLVPAVFTFDASPLEQLQGRGAPLLATNRRKTELLEGLGVECVYMPRFEEVWHMSAREFVEKVLCGVFRARMVSCGFNFRFGEGGRADSAELTRLCAGLGIEVRVAPAVLVGGEPVSSTRIRRLIAEGDAEKAAVLLGRPFGFDFEVAHGRRLGRRLGTPTVNQRLPENFVRPRFGVYASAVTLPGGARRIGVTNVGIRPTVKYDGILAETMILDWSGDLYGKRVLVDLLRFLRPERKFGGLDEMKAAILRDAETARTAAEPYLQNQDAMI, translated from the coding sequence TTGCGGGTTTATCATGATTTGAAGACGGTTTCCGAACGGGAAACCGCGGTCGCGCTCGGCTGCTTCGACGGGCTGCACATCGGGCACCAAAAGGTGATCGCGGGCGTGACTTCGGAGCGCGGGAAGGGCCTTGTGCCGGCCGTCTTTACGTTCGACGCCAGCCCGCTGGAGCAGCTTCAGGGGCGCGGCGCGCCGCTTCTCGCGACAAACCGGCGCAAGACGGAGCTTCTGGAAGGTCTCGGGGTGGAATGTGTCTACATGCCGCGGTTTGAGGAAGTCTGGCATATGAGCGCGCGGGAATTTGTGGAAAAGGTGCTGTGCGGCGTCTTCCGCGCCCGTATGGTGAGCTGCGGCTTCAATTTCCGGTTCGGCGAGGGCGGCCGGGCCGACAGCGCCGAGCTGACCCGCCTTTGCGCCGGGCTCGGCATCGAGGTGCGCGTCGCGCCCGCGGTTCTGGTCGGCGGCGAGCCGGTGAGCTCGACGCGCATCCGCCGCCTGATCGCCGAAGGGGATGCGGAAAAGGCCGCCGTTCTGCTTGGCCGGCCGTTCGGCTTTGATTTTGAGGTGGCGCACGGCCGCCGCCTCGGCCGCCGCCTCGGCACGCCGACCGTCAATCAGCGGCTGCCGGAAAATTTCGTGCGGCCCCGGTTCGGCGTGTACGCATCCGCCGTAACGCTGCCGGGCGGGGCGCGCCGGATCGGCGTGACGAACGTGGGGATCCGCCCCACCGTGAAATACGACGGGATTCTGGCCGAAACCATGATCCTCGACTGGTCGGGCGATCTCTATGGGAAAAGGGTCCTCGTGGACCTGCTCCGCTTCCTGCGGCCCGAGCGGAAATTCGGCGGCCTGGACGAGATGAAGGCGGCGATCCTGCGCGATGCGGAAACCGCGCGGACCGCCGCGGAACCCTATTTACAAAATCAGGATGCTATGATATAA